The segment CACGACTTCTCTCGATCCCTCAAAACTTCCCAAAACTTGGCGAACTCAACAATTAGTTCAATGGTGGCAAAAACTTAACCTCCGTTCTAAAACCATTGTAGCTGCCACGCTCATGGGTGTGGTTCCTGTGGTTATAGTTGGCTCAATTACCTATGGAGTCGTTCACCAAGGGTTAACTAAGCAAGTACTCCAATTTGAAAGCACCAATAACCAGGAATTGGGAGCCTTAGTTAACCGCTTTATGCGCGATCGCTATTTTAATATCCAAGAGCTGGCCACTTGGGATATTTTTACCAATCCTCAATTACGCACTGCTAACGCCAAAAAATCCCAACAGGCTGCTTTAGATAACTTCATTAAAATTTCTCCAATTTATGATAGTATTGCCTTCTTTGATCTAACGGGAAATGTTATTAGTCAATCCCAAGGAACCCCCTTAAAAAACCATCAAGATCGCAGTTATTTCCAAGAAGCTCTTAAGAGTGGCAAAGCAGTTATTAGTCAACCGCTGCTCTCAGCTACAGAAGGAACAGTTAATGTCTATTTTGCAGCCCCAGTCAAAGACAAATTTAGCGGCAAAATCGTTGGGGTTGTGCGAGCTAGAATGCCCGTTAAATTTTTACAAGAAATTGTTAAAAAAGAAGCGGATTTAGGCGAAGTAAGTTACCTAATTAATAAAGATCAAGAAATTTTCCTCAGCTCTAAAGGAATTTATACGACCTCAATTAATAGTGCCGGAAAAAAGGATGAAAGAGGAGAACAATCTACTTATAAAGCTATTGAAGCCCAGCAGGAAATCAAAGCCTATGATAAGTTAGCCCAAAAAAATCTTCCTTTGTCCATCGAAGCAGGAGATAAACTTGTTGCTTTTGCCCCCTTAGGAGAACTAGATGGCTTACCCAATTTAGGCTGGAATGCCGTTACTACCCTAGACAAAAGTCTGGTCTTTGCTCCTCAAAATCAACTGCTCGCCGCCCTATTTTGGGGGACGTTACTAACAGCAGTCAGTGTTGGGGCGATCGCGGTTCTCTTAGCTGAACGCGCTACCCGTCCTCTGCGTCAAATGGTTAAAACCGTCAAAAAAATTGGGGAGGGAAATTTGGAGGTTGAAGTTCCCATCCAAGGACAAGATGAATTGGCTGTCCTTGGGAGTAGCCTCAATAGTATGACCCAACGGTTGAAAACCTTGATTGACCAACAATCCGTCTCCGTTGAAGAAGCAAAAGTTTTAGTTAAGGTAGCCGGAACCGTTGTTAGCGATAGCCTAGGGTTCGATAAACTGGTCAATGAAGCCTTAGACCAAGCCAAAACTATTCTAAGGACAGAACGGATCGTTGTCTATCAATTCGACCTCGATGGAGGAAACGGCTATATTTCCCACGAATCCGTCAGTTTAGGCTATAGCAGTGCCTTCAATACGGATGTGGGCGATCGCTGCATCCCCCACCGCTTACTCCAAGACTATAAACAGGGACGAATCGTAGCAACCCCCGATGTCTATCAAGCGGGATTTCACCCTGAACACCTAGCATTGATGGAACGGTTAGGCATTAAAGCCAATCTCGTCGTTCCCATTGTCCGTCCGGGTCAACTTTTTGGCCTGTTGATTGCCCATCACTGCCAACAAAGCCACCTTTGGCAAGAAAACGAAATTATCTTCCTCAAGAACTTAGCTGAACAATTTGCTACCAGCTTAGACCGTCTGAGGGTCAGGGAACAACGGGAAAAAGATAATCAGAAAGCCGAACAATTAAAGGAAATAACCTTAAGAATGGCTGCTGCTGTCACGACGGAGAAGATTTTAGAGACTTGTGTCAATCAAGTACGTTCCTCCCTGAACAGCGATCGTGTCATTGTCTATCGCTTTGATGCCACTTGGAATGGAACCATTATCGCAGAATCCGTTGCCGAGGAATTTCCCCGGGCTCTAGGAGCCGAAATTCGTGACCCTTGTTTTGCCCAACGCTATGTCGAAAAGTACAGACAAGGACGAGTAGCAGCAACTCCTGATATCTATAATGCCGGATTGACCCAGTGCCACTTAAAACAACTCGAACCCTTTCAAGTCAAAGCCAATTTAGTTGCCCCAGTGTTACGCAAAGGAAAACTGTTAGGGTTATTAATTACTCATCAGTGTTCAGGAACCCGTGACTGGGAACAAGGCGAAATTAACTTCTTTTCTCAAGTTGCCACCCAAGTTGGATTTGCCTTAGAACGGGCTGATTTATTGGAAGGACAAAAACTCGCCCAAGAAAAACAACGCCAAGCCAAGGAAAAACTACAACAACGAGCCTTAGAACTGCTGATGGAAGTTGATCCCGTTAGCCGAGGCGATCTCACCATTCGTGCCCATGTCACCGAGGATGAAATTGGGACGATTGCCGATTCCTATAACGCCACCATTGAAAACCTACGGAAGATTGTAACCCAGGTGCAACAATCGGCAGGAGTCGTTGCCAACACCACCAATACCAATGAATCAGCCGTGCGGGCACTGTCCGAAGAATCCCACCGTCAGGCCGAAGAAATTGCAGCAGCCCTCGATCGCTTGCAAGCCATGACCCATTCTATTCGGGCAGTAGCAACCAATGCAGAACTCGCTCAAATGACCGTACAACAAGCCACCCACACCGTAGAATCAGGGGAAGAAGCCATGAATCGGACGGTAGATGGGATTATGGCTATTCGGGAAACCGTCGCTGAAACCGCCAAAAAAGTGAAACGGTTAGGGGAATCTTCGCAAAAAATCTCGAAAGTCGTCAACTTGATTAGTAGCTTTGCCGATCAGACCAACCTCTTAGCGTTGAACGCTTCCATTGAAGCAGCCCACGCGGGAGAAGAAGGACGAGGCTTTGCGGTAGTTGCATCAGAAGTGCGGTCCCTCGCCCGTCAATCGGCCGAAGCCACGGCGGAAATTGAAGCCCTAGTCGCCAGTATTCAAGCTGAAACCAACGAGGTTGTGGCTGCCATGGAAGCAGGGACACAACAAGTCGTCACCGGGACGAAATTAGTGGATGAAACGCGCAAGAGTCTGAACCAAATTACGGCAGCCAGTGTGCAAATTACGGAATTAGTCGAAGCCATTACCAAAGCTGCGGTAGAACAGTCAGCTACGAGTCAATCGGTGACTCAAACCATGACTGAAGTCGCGGCGATTTCTAACAAAACGTCTTCCGAAGCGGCACAAGTTTCCGACTCCTTCAAACAACTGTTAGACGTGGCTCAAACTCTGCAAGAAAGTGTGCGTCAGTTCAAAGTTCAATAACCCCTGACACGGGGTAGGGGAGTTAGGGAAAATTTACTCCCGAAATCCCCATGAAATGACAACAATGCTTTGACCTCTGACTCAGTGTAAGGGCGGGTTTTGCAAGATTGATGGTTCTCAAAGTCACTGGCTCACTCAACCCATCCCTACCACTCCTGACTCTCCCTTTATCCTTATATCTCTATCCACGGAATACTGATCATGACTTCCCTTCCTTCCCCTAACCGCCAATTTAAAATTCCCATTAGAATTATCGCCCTCATCGTGTTGGCAGTCCTCACTTGGTTTATTGTCGTCTCTTGCGGCAGTACCAACGCTAAGCAAAGTCATTTTACCCTCCAACCCGATGAGATCTCTGACTATATTTTCCGCATTATTAAATCCGAACGCACCATCTACGGTAAGTACGTTGTACAGAGGATGAAAAGCGAAAATATTGTCCATGCCTCAGAAAATTGGCAACAGGAACGAGCATTACCCCTACCTGCCCAAATGTTTCGCATGACGGCAGAACTCGCCTCAGAAAATAGTCCCTTTAGCTATGGCTCAATGTCCCCTTGGAGTCTCAATGAGAATAATCTGCCTAAAACGGACTTTGAAAAGCAAGCCATGCAAACGGTTTTAGACACAGGATTACCCGTTAAAGACTATCAAATCAAAGACGGCAAAAAATATTTTACGGCTTTGTATCCCGATAAAGCTGTAGCGGCTGCCTGTGTGGATTGCCACAATAACCATCCCATCCATAAACAACGTTATCCCGACAAGGTGTTTCAAGTGGGGGATGTGATGGGGGGAATTTTGATCAATTTACCCCTTGATCAAGAATAAGCAACCCTTAGGCGGAAGGCAAAAAGTAAAAAAGTTAGGACTTTCGGAAGATGAAAACCCCTATGAAACCGGAAAACATTCAACAGCTATCAGTAAACAATAAACAGTTCTCAGGAGTCAAAATCTCTCCCCCTCCCCCTCTCTCCCCCTCCCCTCCTCTCTCAACTCCCGACTCCCGTCGTCAGTCTCGCAGTCTATGGCAACGGTTCTCTGACCTGCCGATCACCCAGAAAACCCAATTAGCGACAGCTTTGATGGTAGTTGCCATTGGCGGTTGTATTGGAGTCGGGTACGCTTCGTTAGTCAGTAGTTTGCGTTCTCAGTTGCGCTATCAAACTCAGTCCCAATTGGCAGTAACAGCGCTGAACTATCAAAGGGATTTGGAGGATATGGGGTTGGATTTTATTACCCAAGCAGACAATCCAACCATCATTAATGCTGCTGTCAACTCTGCTAAGGGTAAACCCTTATCTCCAGAGCTTCGTAATCGTCTGAAGTCCATTCTCGATAGTGAGTTGAAAATTCGCAAGCTCGAATATGCAACGTTGGTGGGTAACGATGGCCGAATTATTGTTAATGCTAATGCTGATCGCGCGGGACAAGTTTTTGAACCCAAAAAGCTAGTTAATCAAGTTTTTAAGAATCCGCAGCAACTCCGTACCAGTGAGATTGTGCCTTGGTTAGAATTGACTCTTGAAAAACCCCTATTACCGGAGGGCTTTTCTAGTCAAGATGCTTTAATACGCTATACCATTACTCCCGTTAAACTTCCTGGTAGCCAAAAGGTCATTGGAGCGTTAGTGTCAGGGGATATTGTTAATCGCAATTTATCCATTGTGGAGCAAACCGTTGAAGCGTTTCAAAGTGTGGGCTATAGTGCCATCTATCTCCATCAAACCTCGACGGGAACTTTTTCGTTAGCTACTTCTTTTGGTAAAACGGAAATGCGACAACCGACGATGAACCTAGACTGGGTTCCTCCTTCTCTTTTGGCTGAAGCCGTCGCGGCTAAGGGGAAAGCAGTTTCTGGGCGTGGTTTGGTCGGGAAGCGCAATTATACCTTTTCAGCTAAGGCGTTACCCAATAGTCAAGGCAATACGGTAGCAGTCTTGGTGTTTGGTGATCCTGAATTAGCTCTAGAACAGATTATTAAACAAAATTTATTGCTACAGTTGGGGTTATCAGGGGTTGCCCTGGTGATTATTTTGGGGGTAACTTGGGCGATCGCTAAAGCTATTACTCATCCCATTAAACGTCTTGAGGAAGTCACAGAAGCCTTTGCTCAAGGGAACTATCAGGTACGCGCTAATGATAGGAATCAAGATGAGTTAGGACGGTTAGCCAAGGCCTTTAATCGGATGGCCGAGAGCATCGTTACCAATAATGATCGGATTCGTCAAGAAACGGAACTGTTTCGCTTTCTCTCTGAGTTACAGACCCAAGACTTTACGTTATCGGTAACAGACGGAGAAAACACTCTAAAACCCTTAGAAAATTGGTTTTCTAGGGCATTAGCCAAAGCACGGCAACTGTTGGGGGCCGATCGCTTGTTAATCTATCGTTTTGCCCCCGATGGACGGGGAACCATTGACTATGAATCCTTTGGTTCAGGGGTTAGTAGTACTCTCAATCAACAGATTGGGGATGCTTGTATTCCGGCGGAATTACTCGAAGCTTATCGGGTTGATCGGGTAGCGATGATCAATAATCTCAGTGAGGTCACGTTAGATCCCGATCACCTGGAACTCTTAACCCGATTGGGAGTTCAAGCTAATTTAGTCATTCCGATTTTAAATCAAGGCAATTTATTTGGGTTACTGATAGCTCATCAATGTTTCTCTCCCCGTCAGTGGGAAGAACGGGATATTAATTTCCTTAAACAGTTATCGACCCAATTCCAGGTCATTTTAAACCGATTGAGTTTGAGCCATCAACAAGCCATTGACGCAAGGTTAGCCCAATCTCTCAAAACGATTACTCAGCGCATTTCCGGGGCATTTGACCTAGAAAATCTGTTTGCGATCGCGGTGAATAACTGTCGAGAAGCCTTGGCAACCGATCGCGTCATTGTCTATTGTTTTGATGAAAATTGGAAGGGGACAGTTACGGCTGAGTCGGTTCGAGCGGGGTATCCCCAAGCGTTGGGAGCCCTCATCGCTGATCCCTGTTTTGCGGAGCGATACGTCGAAAAGTACCGCCAAGGTCGGGTTCAAGCTACTACCAATATTCAAACGGCCGGACTGACTCAATGTCATCTCCAGCAACTCGAACCCTTTGGGGTAAAAGCTAATTTAGTCGCGCCTATCGTCGTCTCTGAACAACTCTATGGCTTGTTAATTGCCCATCATTGTGAGTCCCCGCGCTATTGGGATCAGTCTGCTATTGATTTTATGACGCAAGTGGCTATTCAAGTCGGGGTTGCCCTAGAACGGGCGAATTTACTCAATGAACAGGTAGAGAATTTGGAACAGCAACGGCAAGCCAAGGAACGTCTACAACAGCAAGCTTTAGCATTACTGATGCAGGTTGAACCCATTAGTCGGGGTGATCTGACGGTTAGGGCAAAAGTAACCCCCGATGAAATTGGCACGATCGCCGACTCCTATAATGCGACGGTACAAAACCTGCGACGCATTGTTCAGCAAGTTCAGCAAGCTTCCCATCAACTGTCCACCACTAGCGATAAGAATGAACTCTCGATTCAATCCTTAGCCAGTGAGGCTTTACGTCAGGTGGAAGAAATCGCTCAAGCGAGCCAAAAATTACAGGCAATGAGTGATTCAATTAAAACCGTGGCTCATAATGCTCAAAATACCCTCGAAGCTTTCTCCCAAGCCAGTCAAACCGTTGAAGAAGGGGAAATGGTGATTAATCAAACCGTTGAAGGGATGATGTCCATTCGAGAAACGGTGACGCAAGCAGCCGAAAAAGTACAACACCTCTCGTCAGCGTCTGAGCAAATTTCTAAGGCCGTGAGTCTGATTAGCCGTTTTGCGGCTCAAACCCATTTATTAGCTCTGAAAGCGTCCATTGAAGCTGCTAGGGCCGGCGAGGAAGGACGAGGCTTTGCGGTGATCGCCGATGAGGTCCGTACCTTGGCTGCCCAGTCGGCGGAAGCGACGGCGGAAATTGAAGCGTTGGTGAGCAATATTCAAGGGGAAACCAAAGAAGTCGCCCAAGCGATGACCACGGGACGGGAACAAGTGATGATTGGCTCCAATTTGGTTGAACAAACCCGTCACAGTCTTAATCAAATGGTTTCTACCAGTGAACAAATTCAACAGTTGGTGAAATCTATTTCTCAAGCGGCGATCGCCCAATCTGAAGCCTCTGAAACCGTTACCCAAGTGATGGAAGAAGTTTCCGCGATCGCTCACCATACCTCCTCTTCTGCTAAATCCGTTTCTAACTCCTTCAAAGACTTATTAACGGTCGCTCATGAACTCCAAACCAGTGTGGATCAATTTAAGGTCAATTAGAGCAACAGGCAACAGGCAATAGTAAAGGTTTTCATCCATGATTAATCCTGACATCCGCGACGGAGCTTATCAATTTTTTATCGAAGAGGCTCCAGAACTCCTAGAAATTATCGAATCTGGTCTACTGACCCTCAGAGACGATCGCACTAAACCGAAGGTTCATGAGATTATGCGAGCGGCTCACTCCCTCAAAGGGGGAGCCGCTAGTGTGGAACTCGATACCATTAAACTCCTTGCCCATCGTCTAGAGGACATTTTTAAGGCTTTCTATGACGAAACCGTGGAAATTGATCAGGAGTTAGAAACTTGGTTGCTACACGCTTATGACTGTCTTAAAGACCCTCTGATGGAACAAATTGAGACGGGAAGTTTTGATGAAACCTTAGCCTTAGAGAAGGCTATGCCGATTTTAGCGAGGATTGAGGAGCGTTTAGGAGATAGTCTGACTCAAGGGGAGCAATATATTCCCTCTAGTGAGGATTTGGGAATTGATATTGTTTCGTCGATTTTTGAGGTAGATGTCGCTCAGGGATTGGATCATCTTACTAATCTAGTGACGAATCCCCAAGACTATGATCTCGTAGGGGAATTACGCACCCAAGCGGAGGTATTTCAGGGGTTTGGGGAGTTACTCAATTTACCTGGGTTGGGTGCGATCGCCCAAACAGTATTAACGGCCATTGAAATCAATGGAGATCACGCTTTAACCATTGCGCAACTAGCTCTAGGGGATTTTCAAACCAGTTATCATCAAGTGCTTCATCAAGGCGATCGCACTCATGGGGGACAACCTTCTCCTGAGTTATTAACTTGGACTCAATTGGAGTCAGTAGAAGCAAACAGCAGTTTCTCTGTACAGCAGTCAGAAGGGATAGAAATTGAGCCGAAAATTGCTCTACCCAGTCCAGAGATTAAACGCTTTTCCCTGGATAATTTGTTTGAAGACAATGATGAGGAACAGCTTAATGAAATGGGTTTTGGTTTCTCAGACTTAGATTTCTTAACGTTTGAAGCGGAAAATCAAGGGTCAGAAGCTATTACGACGATTCAATCAGAACCTTTCGTAGAACCTCATGAACTTTCTTTCGGTACTCCTGCTTTAGAAGACGTTTTCAGTCATGTTATTGATAGTAGTCTTGAAGAACCCATCATCAATTCCACAGAACAAGAAGAGTCAACGCTTCTCGACAGTCCTTCTTTAGAGGATGTCTTTGGGGGAGTTGAACTGATGGAGAGTTTCGACTCAACGGTTCTACCACCGTCTGAAATCCCAGATTCTAGAGAAGATCTTGACCAGATAGTCCAATCAGTGGAAGCCATCTTTAATGAACTTCCTCCCTTAGCTGAAGTTGAAATATCTCCCCATTCTCCCCACCCTTCCCACACTCCCCACCCTTCCCACACTCCCCACCCTTCCCACACTCCCCACCCTTCCCACACTCCCCAAACTCCCCTCCCCCTGTCCTCCTCTTCCCCACCTTCCGAACGCGAAAAAACCCCCTCAAAGGCTAGAACTCAGACCCTTAAAGGCAATCTTTCGGTTAAGGTCGATTTGGATCGTCTGGAACGGATGAATAATTTAATTGGGGAATTAGCCATTAATCGTAATAGTCTATCCCTACAAAATGAGCAATTACAAGGGGGAGTTAAAGAATTACTGCACCGTTTCCGCTATTTCCAACAGATGACGGGAAAATTAAGGGAAGTAGCCGACGAAATGTTAGTGGCTCCTGAACGCTATAGTGTAGGGGTCAATGGTCGTTCAAGTCTACGAGCAACGCCAAGAGGGGGTCTAACAACGGATTTTGACTCCTTGGAAATGGATTCCTACGGGGGACTCTATTCTTTGTTACAAACGGTTCTGGATGAGATGGTTCAGCTTGAAGAATCCGTTGATGATATTGTTCTGTTTGCTCGCTCTTCTAATCAAACCCTTGATCAACAGGGTCAAATGCTCACCAATCTGCGTGATGAGCTAATGTGGGCGAGAATGTTGCCGTTATCGGAGGTCTTAAATCGATTTCCACGGATTTTACGCAATCTTTCTAGTAACTACCATAAAAAAGTTAAACTGAATCTTCACGGAACGGGGGTTCTAGTCGATAAGGCGGCCTTAGAAAAACTCTATGATCCCTTACTCCATCTGTTGCGCAATGGTTTTGATCATGGGATTGAATCCCCAGAAATCCGCCGTCAGTTGGGTAAATCAGAAGTCGGACAAATCGACATTCGTGCCTATCACCAAGGAAATCAAACGATTATTGAGATCACCGATGATGGACGGGGGATTAATCTCGATCAAGTCGCTCAAAAAGCGGTTGAAGCGGGATTAATTCGACCAGAACAGGTTCAAACCATTAGTAAAGAACAATTACAACATCTGATTTTTGAACCAGGATTTTCTACCGCTACTCAAGTCAGTGAATTGTCGGGACGGGGAGTGGGATTAGATGTGGTTAGGGATCAACTGCGTACCCTAAAAGGGTCTGTATCGGTGAGTTCAGTATACGGTCAAGGGACAACGTTTACATTACGTCTTCCTCTTACCTTGACCATCGCTAAATTGTTGGTCTGTTTGGTGGAACAAGAAGGAGGGTCTAAGACGGCGATCGCTCTTCCGTCTGATAGTATTGAAGAGATTCTCATGCCTGAAGACGACCAAATTAAAAAATCAGGCAATGCTCGCTTTTTACACTGGCAATCCCAAATTATCCCCATTTATCCCCTCGGAGATCTTCTGAACTATGGTTGTGTCTTTTCTTCAGGGTTTACCAGTAAAGCTCTTCAAGCGGTTTCTAACCCGGTAGAGTGGGGTTTGCCTCTGTTAATTCTCCGTCGGGGACAACAACTTTATGCACTCGAAGCTAGTCGTCTGGTGACGGAACAGGAATTGGTGGTTAAACCTTTTGGGAGTGCGATCACACCACCGTCCTATACCTACGGTTGTACGATTTTGGGGGATGGAACCTTAATTCCAGTGGTGAATGGCAGTATTTTGATCGAACAATCCCTCGATCCTACCCCTAAACGGGAATCAGGACGGCCACCACTGACAACTCACGATTCTTTAGTAGCCACTCCGATGATTCTAGTGGTGGATGATTCGGCTGCTTTACGGCGAACTTTGGCATTAACCTTACAAAAGGCAGGATATCGGGTATTACAAGCAAGAGATGGACGAGAAGCTCTTGAACAGTTGCAACAAAGTTCTGGTATTCAATTGGTTATCTGTGATGTGGAAATGCCAAATATGAACGGGTTTGAGTTTTTGGGTAAACGTCGAGGTTACGACAATTTGATGCAAATTCCTGTGGCGATGTTAACCTCTCGTAGCAGTGAAAAACATCGTCAATTAGCGACCCATTTGGGAGCAAATGCTTACTTTACTAAGCCTTATATTGAACAACAATTTTTAGACCAGATCAAACACCTGATTAATATTAACTATTAACTATTTATGAATACTAATACTTCTTCGATTAATGCTGCTGATTTAACCCTTTCTCCTAATAATAAAGGTGGAAAATTTCAGACATTACTGCTATTTTCTGTGGGTAAACTGAATTTAGCGTTACCCATAGAATCTGTCCAGAAAATATCGCGCTATACTGATCTACAGGGAAGTGGTACGACATCGGTGGGACTCCTTCATATTGACAATCAAGAAATTACAGCGATCGATCTTCATAAACGCTTATTTAAAGTTAGTCAAGCTTTAGCTTCTCAGGCAAAACCTTTTATTATTTTAGCCAGAAATAGCCTTAAGGAATCCTTTGCTATTGTTGTCGAAAAAACGCCTACTTTAATGGATATTCCGTTATCAAAAATTCGCGTTTTACCTGATTCCTATCGTCAAGCAGATACCCTTGATATGGCTAGTCATGTAACGATGATTCAACAAGAAGACCAAACACTAACAGTTTTTATTGTAGATTGCGATCGCTTACTTTCTCGCATTAGCTAAAATCGGCTTTTTGTTTCTAAGAGAAGTTTTGAAAAAAGGCTAATATAGTCAATATTTTTACCTAAATTGATTTGATTTTATCTAAAAATATTTGATGTTCTTCTGTGGAAATTCTTTGTTGCAACACGGTCAAAAGTTGGGCTAAATTGCCTTGTAATAACCCATTAACATCTAACCATAAACCTGCATAAATTTCACTCTTAATAATTCTCGTTGGGTTAGGTTCAAGCTTAAGATACTGTCCTTGTTTGAGTCTAAACCAATCAAATTGATGCTCATAGACTCGCCAAACTAAATACTCTTGAACTTGGTTACGACAATAGGCTTCTAATTTATTATGTAAATCAATAGAGGCTGTACTAGCAGCAATTTCAACGATCAACTCCGGTGCACTTTCTACATAATCATCATCACTAATTCTTGATTGTCCACCCTGTTTTAT is part of the Rippkaea orientalis PCC 8801 genome and harbors:
- a CDS encoding Tll0287-like domain-containing protein, which encodes MTSLPSPNRQFKIPIRIIALIVLAVLTWFIVVSCGSTNAKQSHFTLQPDEISDYIFRIIKSERTIYGKYVVQRMKSENIVHASENWQQERALPLPAQMFRMTAELASENSPFSYGSMSPWSLNENNLPKTDFEKQAMQTVLDTGLPVKDYQIKDGKKYFTALYPDKAVAAACVDCHNNHPIHKQRYPDKVFQVGDVMGGILINLPLDQE
- a CDS encoding methyl-accepting chemotaxis protein, giving the protein MTHTSPKSNPQNTNGKTPIPGKPTHHNSTGSETAEESTAPITPISEVNQLSTVITAPRLTLPVTHRTTSLDPSKLPKTWRTQQLVQWWQKLNLRSKTIVAATLMGVVPVVIVGSITYGVVHQGLTKQVLQFESTNNQELGALVNRFMRDRYFNIQELATWDIFTNPQLRTANAKKSQQAALDNFIKISPIYDSIAFFDLTGNVISQSQGTPLKNHQDRSYFQEALKSGKAVISQPLLSATEGTVNVYFAAPVKDKFSGKIVGVVRARMPVKFLQEIVKKEADLGEVSYLINKDQEIFLSSKGIYTTSINSAGKKDERGEQSTYKAIEAQQEIKAYDKLAQKNLPLSIEAGDKLVAFAPLGELDGLPNLGWNAVTTLDKSLVFAPQNQLLAALFWGTLLTAVSVGAIAVLLAERATRPLRQMVKTVKKIGEGNLEVEVPIQGQDELAVLGSSLNSMTQRLKTLIDQQSVSVEEAKVLVKVAGTVVSDSLGFDKLVNEALDQAKTILRTERIVVYQFDLDGGNGYISHESVSLGYSSAFNTDVGDRCIPHRLLQDYKQGRIVATPDVYQAGFHPEHLALMERLGIKANLVVPIVRPGQLFGLLIAHHCQQSHLWQENEIIFLKNLAEQFATSLDRLRVREQREKDNQKAEQLKEITLRMAAAVTTEKILETCVNQVRSSLNSDRVIVYRFDATWNGTIIAESVAEEFPRALGAEIRDPCFAQRYVEKYRQGRVAATPDIYNAGLTQCHLKQLEPFQVKANLVAPVLRKGKLLGLLITHQCSGTRDWEQGEINFFSQVATQVGFALERADLLEGQKLAQEKQRQAKEKLQQRALELLMEVDPVSRGDLTIRAHVTEDEIGTIADSYNATIENLRKIVTQVQQSAGVVANTTNTNESAVRALSEESHRQAEEIAAALDRLQAMTHSIRAVATNAELAQMTVQQATHTVESGEEAMNRTVDGIMAIRETVAETAKKVKRLGESSQKISKVVNLISSFADQTNLLALNASIEAAHAGEEGRGFAVVASEVRSLARQSAEATAEIEALVASIQAETNEVVAAMEAGTQQVVTGTKLVDETRKSLNQITAASVQITELVEAITKAAVEQSATSQSVTQTMTEVAAISNKTSSEAAQVSDSFKQLLDVAQTLQESVRQFKVQ
- a CDS encoding hybrid sensor histidine kinase/response regulator — encoded protein: MINPDIRDGAYQFFIEEAPELLEIIESGLLTLRDDRTKPKVHEIMRAAHSLKGGAASVELDTIKLLAHRLEDIFKAFYDETVEIDQELETWLLHAYDCLKDPLMEQIETGSFDETLALEKAMPILARIEERLGDSLTQGEQYIPSSEDLGIDIVSSIFEVDVAQGLDHLTNLVTNPQDYDLVGELRTQAEVFQGFGELLNLPGLGAIAQTVLTAIEINGDHALTIAQLALGDFQTSYHQVLHQGDRTHGGQPSPELLTWTQLESVEANSSFSVQQSEGIEIEPKIALPSPEIKRFSLDNLFEDNDEEQLNEMGFGFSDLDFLTFEAENQGSEAITTIQSEPFVEPHELSFGTPALEDVFSHVIDSSLEEPIINSTEQEESTLLDSPSLEDVFGGVELMESFDSTVLPPSEIPDSREDLDQIVQSVEAIFNELPPLAEVEISPHSPHPSHTPHPSHTPHPSHTPHPSHTPQTPLPLSSSSPPSEREKTPSKARTQTLKGNLSVKVDLDRLERMNNLIGELAINRNSLSLQNEQLQGGVKELLHRFRYFQQMTGKLREVADEMLVAPERYSVGVNGRSSLRATPRGGLTTDFDSLEMDSYGGLYSLLQTVLDEMVQLEESVDDIVLFARSSNQTLDQQGQMLTNLRDELMWARMLPLSEVLNRFPRILRNLSSNYHKKVKLNLHGTGVLVDKAALEKLYDPLLHLLRNGFDHGIESPEIRRQLGKSEVGQIDIRAYHQGNQTIIEITDDGRGINLDQVAQKAVEAGLIRPEQVQTISKEQLQHLIFEPGFSTATQVSELSGRGVGLDVVRDQLRTLKGSVSVSSVYGQGTTFTLRLPLTLTIAKLLVCLVEQEGGSKTAIALPSDSIEEILMPEDDQIKKSGNARFLHWQSQIIPIYPLGDLLNYGCVFSSGFTSKALQAVSNPVEWGLPLLILRRGQQLYALEASRLVTEQELVVKPFGSAITPPSYTYGCTILGDGTLIPVVNGSILIEQSLDPTPKRESGRPPLTTHDSLVATPMILVVDDSAALRRTLALTLQKAGYRVLQARDGREALEQLQQSSGIQLVICDVEMPNMNGFEFLGKRRGYDNLMQIPVAMLTSRSSEKHRQLATHLGANAYFTKPYIEQQFLDQIKHLININY
- a CDS encoding methyl-accepting chemotaxis protein gives rise to the protein MKPENIQQLSVNNKQFSGVKISPPPPLSPSPPLSTPDSRRQSRSLWQRFSDLPITQKTQLATALMVVAIGGCIGVGYASLVSSLRSQLRYQTQSQLAVTALNYQRDLEDMGLDFITQADNPTIINAAVNSAKGKPLSPELRNRLKSILDSELKIRKLEYATLVGNDGRIIVNANADRAGQVFEPKKLVNQVFKNPQQLRTSEIVPWLELTLEKPLLPEGFSSQDALIRYTITPVKLPGSQKVIGALVSGDIVNRNLSIVEQTVEAFQSVGYSAIYLHQTSTGTFSLATSFGKTEMRQPTMNLDWVPPSLLAEAVAAKGKAVSGRGLVGKRNYTFSAKALPNSQGNTVAVLVFGDPELALEQIIKQNLLLQLGLSGVALVIILGVTWAIAKAITHPIKRLEEVTEAFAQGNYQVRANDRNQDELGRLAKAFNRMAESIVTNNDRIRQETELFRFLSELQTQDFTLSVTDGENTLKPLENWFSRALAKARQLLGADRLLIYRFAPDGRGTIDYESFGSGVSSTLNQQIGDACIPAELLEAYRVDRVAMINNLSEVTLDPDHLELLTRLGVQANLVIPILNQGNLFGLLIAHQCFSPRQWEERDINFLKQLSTQFQVILNRLSLSHQQAIDARLAQSLKTITQRISGAFDLENLFAIAVNNCREALATDRVIVYCFDENWKGTVTAESVRAGYPQALGALIADPCFAERYVEKYRQGRVQATTNIQTAGLTQCHLQQLEPFGVKANLVAPIVVSEQLYGLLIAHHCESPRYWDQSAIDFMTQVAIQVGVALERANLLNEQVENLEQQRQAKERLQQQALALLMQVEPISRGDLTVRAKVTPDEIGTIADSYNATVQNLRRIVQQVQQASHQLSTTSDKNELSIQSLASEALRQVEEIAQASQKLQAMSDSIKTVAHNAQNTLEAFSQASQTVEEGEMVINQTVEGMMSIRETVTQAAEKVQHLSSASEQISKAVSLISRFAAQTHLLALKASIEAARAGEEGRGFAVIADEVRTLAAQSAEATAEIEALVSNIQGETKEVAQAMTTGREQVMIGSNLVEQTRHSLNQMVSTSEQIQQLVKSISQAAIAQSEASETVTQVMEEVSAIAHHTSSSAKSVSNSFKDLLTVAHELQTSVDQFKVN